One window from the genome of Perca flavescens isolate YP-PL-M2 chromosome 17, PFLA_1.0, whole genome shotgun sequence encodes:
- the cst7 gene encoding cystatin-F: MHAGEPEPGPFPVRFSSNMTVVSRRCCGQRVTASSQTECIMGRKMLLLLSLLAALELPPVVFGGHAGGSMPGSPFNVSRNDRGLQQVVLAAAYSFNNQSDDAFLFKPSVILRAQRQVVRGLKYIVDWNISRTVCRKRDDSDLSDCDFQPAGRLHQTFVCHTEVWLIPWLNQTKTLQFHCGP; the protein is encoded by the exons ATGCATGCTGGGGAACCAGAGCCCGGGCCATTTCCTGTGAGGTTTAGCAGCAACATGACAGTAGTTTCTAGGCGCTGCTGTGGTCAGCGTGTCACTGCCTCGAGTCAGACAGAGTGCATTATGGGACGGAAGATGCTGCTGCTCCTCTCTCTGCTCGCTGCTCTCG AGTTGCCCCCGGTGGTGTTTGGTGGCCATGCCGGAGGTTCGATGCCGGGCTCTCCGTTCAACGTGAGCAGGAACGACCGTGGCCTGCAGCAGGTGGTCCTCGCCGCCGCGTACTCCTTCAACAACCAATCAGACGACGCCTTCCTCTTCAAACCCTCGGTCATCCTCAGAGCgcagagacag gtggtCCGGGGCCTGAAGTACATCGTGGACTGGAACATCTCCAGGACCGTGTGCCGTAAACGGGACGACAGCGATCTGTCCGACTGTGACTTCCAGCCTGCAGGACGGCTGCACCAG ACGTTTGTGTGTCACACCGAGGTCTGGCTGATCCCCTGGCTGAACCAGACCAAGACGCTCCAGTTTCACTGTGGACCCTGa